One genomic region from Cydia strobilella chromosome 27, ilCydStro3.1, whole genome shotgun sequence encodes:
- the LOC134753511 gene encoding uncharacterized protein LOC134753511 codes for MPYYCTVPRCTSMAGKAKNVSFHQFPRDEELAKLWNRILKRGKPYTKYSKVCSLHFKPEDYTITSVGKNKGQWRTLRKDAIPSQNLPSESPVPYTRQSPGCWVPSQPTLTDPMVQQQMAQAIYMQTMLAMQAAGASDSVAASDQPTPLPESTNPSPSSSSLSEIELLLRRDTEHPKEVTFKCHECSKCFKDPDVFILHKRTHKNNTTQLEKENFSTNIQDREETLRANPILANLLKSSMRLEPETNMSNILSVENQIMAALASNMEAYIRTLSSMLTGQANRETEENNDDNDQDGSDYENETKDENKECEDTDEDSMCIDTNKDEKPMDENDIKDENIHDRFKVQVTACVSRIETPVDEDHAFSNDVNGTDNSMKDECKDENQSDADDKIITKLHEASSNYENYEIESNEKIHETFNNHDKYGIESSDGIESAKDERIETQNYEIVHENYENSNETKMLDDDETSIEEMKETIENHVNADNNIVNYITTEEFDDEYLVSTDNTANNGHKEAFIDDHKPNDAINENDRQDKMFEDNGKLDQVNPECDSDVDTELIRIELET; via the exons ATGCCATATTACTGCACAGTGCCGCGTTGTACATCGATGGCCGGTAAAGCCAAGAATGTATCGTTTCATCAATTTCCAAGAGACGAGGAGCTCGCCAAGCTCTGGAATCGCATACTAAAGAGAGGAAAGCCTTACACTAAGTACTCTAAAGTGTGCAGTTTGCATTTTAAGCCGGAAGATTATACTATAACGAGCGTGGGAAAAAATAAGG GACAGTGGAGAACCCTCCGGAAGGATGCCATCCCATCACAGAACCTTCCCTCAGAGTCCCCTGTGCCCTACACAAGACAATCCCCAGGATGCTGGGTGCCCAGCCAACCTACACTGACGGATCCAATG GTGCAACAGCAGATGGCGCAAGCCATTTACATGCAGACGATGCTCGCAATGCAAGCCGCCGGTGCGTCCGACTCGGTAGCTGCGAGCG ATCAACCAACTCCATTGCCGGAATCAACCAATCCAAGCCCCTCAAGCAGCTCTCTATCTGAGATAGAACTCCTACTACGAAGAGACACAGAACACCCAAAGGAGGTCACCTTTAAATGCCACGAATGCTCCAAATGCTTTAAAGATCCCGATGTGTTCATACTCCACAAAAGGACCCATAAGAATAACACCACACAACTCGAAAAAGAAAACTTTAGCACTAATATTCAAGACCGTGAAGAAACGCTAAGAGCTAATCCGATATTAGCTAATTTGCTAAAGTCTAGTATGAGGCTAGAACCAGAAACGAATATGTCAAATATATTGTCAGTTGAGAACCAAATCATGGCAGCGTTAGCGTCTAATATGGAGGCATACATAAGAACATTATCATCTATGTTAACAGGTCAAGCTAATAGAGAAACAGAGgaaaataatgatgataatgatcAAGATGGTTCTGATTATGAAAATGAGACAAAAGATGAAAATAAAGAATGTGAAGATACAGATGAAGATAGTATGTGCATAGATACGAATAAAGATGAAAAGCCTATGGacgaaaatgatataaaagATGAAAATATACATGACAGATTTAAAGTCCAAGTTACGGCGTGTGTAAGTCGAATAGAAACACCTGTAGACGAGGATCACGCTTTTTCTAATGATGTGAATGGTACAGATAATTCAATGAAAGATGAGTGTAAAGACGAAAACCAAAGTGATGCTGatgataaaattataacaaaattacaCGAGGCTTCAAgtaattatgaaaattatgaGATAGAAAGTAATGAAAAAATACACGAAACTTTTAATAATCATGACAAATATGGCATAGAAAGTTCTGACGGAATAGAGTCTGCGAAAGATGAGAGGATTGAAACGCAAAATTATGAAATTGTTCATGAAAATTATGAGAATTCAAATGAAACCAAAATgcttgatgatgatgaaacaagCATAGAAGAAATGAAAGAAACCATTGAAAATCACGTGAATGCAGATAATAACATAGTTAATTATATTACAACAGAAGAATTTGATGATGAGTATCTCGTGAGTACAGATAATACGGCAAATAACGGACATAAGGAGGCTTTTATAGATGATCACAAGCCAAATGatgcaataaatgaaaatgacagACAAGATAAAATGTTCGAAGATAATGGTAAGTTAGATCAGGTTAATCCTGAATGTGATAGTGATGTAGATACAgagttaattagaatagaaTTAGAAACTTGA